The Lycium barbarum isolate Lr01 chromosome 10, ASM1917538v2, whole genome shotgun sequence genome includes a region encoding these proteins:
- the LOC132612656 gene encoding uncharacterized protein LOC132612656: MTEGQTIEEIDRQLCIAYEEDMSEVGLDDEQHSPIGHNLGIPLEQSEISMTVEETQTQPCNKTKALKRKRIQNDTQILTPSASIDQIEVGILFKDKDTVKKCMNNIAITRHQQYKVEKSCTQRYYIRCVDPTCIWHFHSSRFRGSELFKVVNFEKRHSCSINFITSDMRNATSKVIAEYITDLVHHTLQEITPKFVIEEMRSRYGLHIGYHKAWCSLQHAYNVIRGSPENNYTLLPKYLHMMKLRNPGTVANIKWTADNKFKYAFFAYGASIEGWKHCRPVMMVDATFLKSKYRGVLMIAVAKDGNNSIFPLAFGIADSENNESYRWFFRHVKKVFGTRKDLSILSDRHSSIFLPGKMAKQNWYLKDYILI, encoded by the exons ATGACAGAAGGACAAACCATAGAGGAAATTGACAGACAACTCTGCATTGCTTATGAAGAAGACATgtctgaagttggattggatgacGAACAACACAGCCCTATTGGACATAACCTTGGGATTCCACTTGAGCAGAGCGAGATA AGCATGACAGTTGAAGAGACACAAACACAGCCATGCAACAAAACAAAGGCACTAAAAAGGAAGAggatacaaaatgatacacaaattttgacaCCTAGTGCATCGATTGATCAAATAGAAGTTGGCATTTTATTCAAAGACAAAGATACCGTGAAAAAGTGCATGAATAACATTGCAATTACTCGTCATCAACAGTACAAGGTAGAAAAGTCATGCACACAACGGTATTACATCAGGTGTGTTGATCCAACCTGCATTTGGCATTTCCACAGTTCAAGGTTCAGAGGATCAGAACTTTTCAAAGtagttaactttgaaaagagacatagttgtTCAATAAATTTCATCACCTCTGACATGAGGAATGCAACTTCAAAAGTCATAGCGGAATACATTACAGACCTAGTACACCATACACTACAAGAGATAACACCCAAATTTGTCATTGAAGAAATGAGAAGCAGATATGGCTTGCACATTGGTTACCACAAAGCATGGTGTTCCCTCCAACACGCTTATAATGTCATAAGAGGAAGCCCAGAAAATAACTACACACTTCTACCGAAATATCTTCACATGATGAAATTAAGAAATCCTGGAACAGTTGCTAACATCAAATGGACAGCTGACAATAAGTTTAAATATGCTTTTTTCGCGTATGGAGCATCAATTGAGGGTTGGAAACACTGCAGACCAGTAATGATGGTGGATGCAACTTTCTTGAAATCAAAATACCGCGGTGTGCTCATGATAGCAGTAGCAAAAGATGGAAACAACAGCATATTTCCTCTCGCATTTGGTATTGCTGACTCTGAGAATAATGAATCCTACAGGTGGTTCTTCAGACACGTGAAAAAGGTGTTTGGCACGCGCAAAGACCTATCAATTCTTTCCGATCGCCACTCGTCAATT
- the LOC132615793 gene encoding uncharacterized protein LOC132615793 isoform X1 — translation MKPSGYVPLFKDPKSKRSCLCALFSIASVLCLIFLLGSFAEIHKEKSFRWKVRSSCKNECRPNGSEPLPEGIIAKTSNLERRPLWGYPEQKKEPSKYLFAAAVGIKQKETVNKIVQKFLSSDFVVMLFHYDGIVDEWRTFKWSNSVLHISALNQTKWWFAKRFLHPDIVAEYSYIFLWDEDLGVENFNPKRYISIVREEGLEISQPALDIGKSEVHHQITARGRRSRVHRRTYKAGDTGTRCDYNSMAPPCTGWIEVMAPVFSNSAWRCVWYMIQNDLIHAWGLDMQLGYCAQGDRTLNIGVVDAEYIVHYGLPTLGEPEKKKNLTVSGENITSLGKQAPSQPNALNFRVEVRRQSYNEYKIFKRRWKQAVEEDTCWTDPYAESET, via the exons ATGAAGCCCTCAGGCTAT GTGCCATTATTCAAAGATCCAAAAAGCAAGAGGTCATGTTTATGTGCCCTCTTTTCTATAGCTTCCGTGTTGTGTCTAATTTTCTTGTTAGGGAGCTTTGCAGAGATTCATAAAGAG AAAAGTTTTCGCTGGAAAGTGCGAAGCTCATGTAAG AATGAATGCAGGCCTAATGGAAGTGAGCCGTTACCTGAAGGTATTATTGCTAAGACTTCCAACTTGGAAAGACGGCCCTTATGGGGTTATCCAGAG CAGAAAAAAGAGCCTTCAAAGTACCTGTTTGCCGCAGCTGTTGGGATAAAGCAAAAGGAAACAGTAAACAAAATAGTACAAAAG TTTCTATCAAGTGATTTTGTGGTGATGCTTTTTCACTACgatggtattgttgatgaatgGAGGACTTTTAAATGGAGTAACAGTGTACTACACATCTCAGCTTTGAACCAAACAAAATG GTGGTTTGCAAAGAGATTCTTACATCCAGATATAGTTGCTGAGTACAGTTATATCTTCCTCTGGGATGAAGACCTCGGAGTAGAAAATTTCAACCCAAAACG ATATATATCTATTGTGAGAGAAGAAGGTCTTGAGATTTCACAACCAGCACTAGATATCGGAAAATCAGAGGTGCATCATCAGATTACTGCTCGTGGAAGGAGATCAAGAGTGCACAG GAGGACTTATAAGGCTGGCGATACTGGCACTCGGTGTGACTATAACAGTATGGCTCCTCCTTGTACAGG GTGGATAGAAGTAATGGCTCCTGTGTTTTCAAACTCTGCCTGGCGCTGCGTCTGGTATATGATCCAG AATGACTTGATCCATGCTTGGGGTTTGGACATGCAACTTGGTTACTGTGCACAG GGAGACCGAACTCTAAATATTGGGGTTGTCGAtgctgaatacattgttcattatggCCTTCCGACACTAGGAGAGCCTGAAAAGAAG AAGAATTTGACAGTGAGTGGAGAAAACATCACAAGCCTTGGAAAACAA GCACCATCTCAACCCAATGCTCTCAATTTCAGAGTGGAG GTGAGAAGACAATCCTACAATGAGTATAAGATATTCAAAAGACGATGGAAACAGGCAGTCGAGGAGGACACGTGTTGGACGGATCCCTATGCAGAGTCAGAGACGTAA
- the LOC132615793 gene encoding uncharacterized protein LOC132615793 isoform X2: MKPSGYVPLFKDPKSKRSCLCALFSIASVLCLIFLLGSFAEIHKEKSFRWKVRSSCKNECRPNGSEPLPEGIIAKTSNLERRPLWGYPEKKEPSKYLFAAAVGIKQKETVNKIVQKFLSSDFVVMLFHYDGIVDEWRTFKWSNSVLHISALNQTKWWFAKRFLHPDIVAEYSYIFLWDEDLGVENFNPKRYISIVREEGLEISQPALDIGKSEVHHQITARGRRSRVHRRTYKAGDTGTRCDYNSMAPPCTGWIEVMAPVFSNSAWRCVWYMIQNDLIHAWGLDMQLGYCAQGDRTLNIGVVDAEYIVHYGLPTLGEPEKKKNLTVSGENITSLGKQAPSQPNALNFRVEVRRQSYNEYKIFKRRWKQAVEEDTCWTDPYAESET, from the exons ATGAAGCCCTCAGGCTAT GTGCCATTATTCAAAGATCCAAAAAGCAAGAGGTCATGTTTATGTGCCCTCTTTTCTATAGCTTCCGTGTTGTGTCTAATTTTCTTGTTAGGGAGCTTTGCAGAGATTCATAAAGAG AAAAGTTTTCGCTGGAAAGTGCGAAGCTCATGTAAG AATGAATGCAGGCCTAATGGAAGTGAGCCGTTACCTGAAGGTATTATTGCTAAGACTTCCAACTTGGAAAGACGGCCCTTATGGGGTTATCCAGAG AAAAAAGAGCCTTCAAAGTACCTGTTTGCCGCAGCTGTTGGGATAAAGCAAAAGGAAACAGTAAACAAAATAGTACAAAAG TTTCTATCAAGTGATTTTGTGGTGATGCTTTTTCACTACgatggtattgttgatgaatgGAGGACTTTTAAATGGAGTAACAGTGTACTACACATCTCAGCTTTGAACCAAACAAAATG GTGGTTTGCAAAGAGATTCTTACATCCAGATATAGTTGCTGAGTACAGTTATATCTTCCTCTGGGATGAAGACCTCGGAGTAGAAAATTTCAACCCAAAACG ATATATATCTATTGTGAGAGAAGAAGGTCTTGAGATTTCACAACCAGCACTAGATATCGGAAAATCAGAGGTGCATCATCAGATTACTGCTCGTGGAAGGAGATCAAGAGTGCACAG GAGGACTTATAAGGCTGGCGATACTGGCACTCGGTGTGACTATAACAGTATGGCTCCTCCTTGTACAGG GTGGATAGAAGTAATGGCTCCTGTGTTTTCAAACTCTGCCTGGCGCTGCGTCTGGTATATGATCCAG AATGACTTGATCCATGCTTGGGGTTTGGACATGCAACTTGGTTACTGTGCACAG GGAGACCGAACTCTAAATATTGGGGTTGTCGAtgctgaatacattgttcattatggCCTTCCGACACTAGGAGAGCCTGAAAAGAAG AAGAATTTGACAGTGAGTGGAGAAAACATCACAAGCCTTGGAAAACAA GCACCATCTCAACCCAATGCTCTCAATTTCAGAGTGGAG GTGAGAAGACAATCCTACAATGAGTATAAGATATTCAAAAGACGATGGAAACAGGCAGTCGAGGAGGACACGTGTTGGACGGATCCCTATGCAGAGTCAGAGACGTAA
- the LOC132615282 gene encoding uncharacterized protein LOC132615282 produces the protein MSATISGVLFPFLFFVLFISSHSAPISQAKGSEMVPLIEPGKAEKMMLMLNDTRRKLGSFQICALCTCCGGVKSVCLPTPCCYAINCNIPNRPFGTCSFTPKTCNCFGCHY, from the exons ATGTCTGCTACTATTAGTGGGGTTCTTTTCCCCTTTCTATTTTTTGTGTTATTTATTAGTTCTCATAGTGCCCCAATTTCCCAA GCAAAAGGATCTGAAATGGTGCCACTAATTGAGCCAGGGAAGGCAGAAAAAATGATGCTTATGCTGAATGACACAAGGAGGAAGCTTGGGAGTTTTCAGATTTGTGCACTTTGCACTTGCTGTGGTGGGGTAAAATCAGTATGCTTGCCTACTCCTTGTTGCTATGCTATCAAttgcaacataccaaacaggcCTTTTGGTACCTGTTCTTTCACTCCCAAAACTTGTAATTGCTTTGGATGCCATTACTAa
- the LOC132612657 gene encoding uncharacterized protein LOC132612657 produces the protein MWDFPNALAYCQRLKTLADQPKSVGAPVTDNRLVLQLVVGLTEAYKNVGTHIRQSKPLPPFSEARSSLCLEEKALAEMNDDSPAAMVAASHREFDDSASLDNSSHSHHNRGKNNHKNRGSGGGGGNRHGSGRSSGETQQVPVQQQWQNPPSPWPWGWMPHWAPPCPYPTTQWARPPSGPTRMMAQPGILGSRPQQQVQ, from the coding sequence atgtgggattttccaaacgctttGGCGTATTGTCAACGACTCAAGACCCTGGCCGATCAACCCAAGAGCGTGGGGGCTCCAGTaaccgacaaccgcctcgttcttcAACTGGTGGTTGGCCTCACCGAGGCGTACAAGAACGTGGGCACTCATATCCGTCAAAGTAAGCCCcttccaccattctccgaagctcgcTCGAGtctgtgccttgaggaaaaggcatTGGCTGAAATGAATGATGACTCACCGGCGGCTATGGTGGCAGCTTCCCACCGTGAGTTTGATGACTCTGCGTCTCTTGACAATTCGAGTCATTCTCACCATAATCGGGGCAAAAATAACCACAAAAATCGTGGTTCTGGCGGCGGCGGTGGCAACCGTCACGGTAGTGGTCGTAGCTCCGGCGAGACGCAGCAGGTACCGGTGCAGCAGCAGTGGCAGAATCCTCCTTCACCTTGGCCATGGGGATGGATGCCTCACTGGGCTCCCCCTTGCCCATATCCAACAACACAGTGGGCTCGTCCACCTTCTGGCCCAACAAGGATGATGGCCCAACCAGGGATCTTGGGCTCAAGACCACAGCAGCAGGTCCAATAA